One genomic window of Desulfovibrio subterraneus includes the following:
- a CDS encoding methyl-accepting chemotaxis protein: MKLGLRERILLPIIFCIVIGMGLASVLTYNLAKQAVQDAMNGQARQSAETLTRQIGAWVDDIHSSLANEAKWETYTNVMANGGSNPQEVEAANAKLLAYTKTSLYVSSIKFTNKDGLVLASDNPSQVGKLNVGDRDYFKKAMSGEPACSDAILSKATGKPVLVVAVPAKVNGQVTGILYGTVEMSGFTEQVVSPIKIGKQGFAFVIAKSGKMAAHPDKNAILTLDVNDYDWGRTILQQRNGVLEFTVDGLEKIVTFRHEDKTGWIIGVGAEMADIFASVADVRDTSMYITVGVILAIAVVIILIVRTIVGAIRTSVAFADTVAGGDLSGTLALHRTDELGTLADALRIMVGKLKEMIAVSERKTAEAEEESARARVATQQAEEARLKAENAKREGMLQAAAQLESIVQRVHASSGMLSDQIGEALRGSERQRERTAESATAMEEMNATVMEVARNASEAAEHAEDAQAKANEGSGVVDSVVEAISDVNNKSMALRESLGELGERAEGIGSVMGVISDIADQTNLLALNAAIEAARAGEAGRGFAVVADEVRKLAEKTMTATKEVHDAIKAIQEASRENIRGMEEASMSVGKSTELATIAGDSLKAIVDIVQANADQVRAIATASEEQSAASEEISRGAEEVNQIALETSDIMNRSSEAVEELSEMAQELQGLIEELKNS; encoded by the coding sequence ATGAAATTGGGTTTACGCGAACGCATTCTGCTGCCCATCATATTTTGTATTGTCATAGGTATGGGGCTTGCCTCCGTGCTTACCTACAACCTTGCCAAACAGGCTGTGCAGGATGCCATGAACGGTCAGGCACGGCAGTCGGCTGAAACCCTCACCCGTCAGATAGGGGCATGGGTGGATGATATCCACAGCTCGCTGGCAAACGAAGCAAAATGGGAGACGTATACCAACGTCATGGCCAACGGGGGCAGCAACCCGCAGGAAGTGGAAGCGGCAAACGCCAAGTTGCTCGCATACACCAAAACCTCCCTGTATGTTTCCTCCATCAAGTTCACCAACAAGGACGGTCTGGTCTTAGCCAGTGACAACCCTTCGCAGGTGGGCAAGCTTAATGTGGGCGACCGCGACTACTTCAAAAAAGCCATGAGCGGCGAACCTGCCTGCTCCGACGCCATTCTCAGCAAGGCCACCGGCAAGCCGGTGCTCGTTGTTGCCGTGCCTGCCAAGGTCAACGGTCAGGTTACCGGCATACTCTACGGCACGGTGGAAATGAGCGGTTTCACCGAACAGGTTGTCTCGCCCATAAAAATTGGCAAGCAGGGGTTTGCCTTTGTTATCGCCAAGTCAGGCAAGATGGCCGCACACCCCGACAAAAACGCCATTCTGACACTTGATGTCAATGACTACGACTGGGGCAGAACCATACTGCAGCAGCGCAACGGGGTACTGGAATTTACGGTTGACGGTCTGGAGAAGATTGTCACCTTCCGTCATGAAGACAAGACTGGCTGGATTATAGGCGTGGGCGCCGAAATGGCGGACATCTTCGCCTCCGTGGCAGACGTACGCGACACAAGCATGTACATCACGGTGGGCGTCATTCTGGCCATTGCCGTGGTCATCATCCTTATTGTCCGCACCATTGTGGGTGCCATCCGCACGTCCGTGGCCTTTGCCGACACGGTGGCTGGCGGCGACCTTTCCGGCACCCTTGCCCTGCACCGGACAGATGAACTGGGAACCCTTGCGGATGCCCTGCGAATCATGGTGGGCAAGCTCAAGGAAATGATCGCCGTATCAGAACGCAAGACAGCCGAGGCAGAAGAAGAATCCGCCCGGGCACGCGTGGCAACCCAGCAGGCTGAAGAAGCCCGCCTCAAGGCCGAAAACGCCAAACGGGAAGGCATGCTGCAGGCAGCTGCCCAGCTGGAGAGTATTGTCCAGCGGGTGCACGCCTCTTCCGGCATGCTTTCGGACCAGATAGGCGAGGCCCTGCGCGGTTCGGAACGCCAGCGTGAGCGCACGGCCGAATCTGCCACCGCCATGGAAGAAATGAATGCAACCGTCATGGAAGTGGCCCGCAACGCATCGGAAGCAGCCGAACACGCGGAAGATGCACAGGCCAAGGCCAACGAAGGTTCCGGCGTTGTGGATTCCGTGGTGGAAGCCATCTCGGATGTGAACAACAAGTCCATGGCCCTGCGCGAAAGCCTTGGCGAACTTGGTGAACGGGCAGAAGGCATCGGCTCCGTCATGGGAGTCATCTCAGATATCGCCGACCAGACCAACCTGCTGGCGCTGAACGCAGCCATCGAAGCAGCCCGTGCGGGCGAAGCAGGACGCGGATTTGCCGTTGTTGCCGACGAAGTGCGCAAGCTGGCGGAAAAGACCATGACCGCCACCAAGGAAGTGCACGATGCCATCAAGGCCATTCAGGAAGCATCGCGCGAGAACATACGCGGCATGGAAGAAGCATCCATGTCCGTAGGCAAGTCCACCGAGCTGGCCACCATAGCGGGCGACTCGCTCAAGGCCATTGTGGATATAGTGCAGGCCAACGCCGATCAGGTGCGCGCCATTGCCACTGCCAGCGAAGAACAGTCGGCCGCCTCGGAAGAGATCAGCCGCGGCGCGGAAGAGGTAAACCAGATCGCACTGGAAACCTCCGACATCATGAACCGTTCTTCAGAAGCCGTTGAGGAACTCTCCGAAATGGCGCAGGAACTTCAGGGCCTCATAGAGGAACTGAAGAATTCATAA
- a CDS encoding TIGR00266 family protein, producing the protein MQSHEIDYQIYGNDLQVVEVELDPEESVIAEAGAMCWMDADIEYAARLGDGSEADSGFFGKVFSAGKRMVTGESLFMTHFTNKGSSKRRVAFAGPVPGHIVPVDLSATGGKLLCQRDAFLCAARGTRIGVAFTKKIGAGFFGGEGFVLQKLEGDGMAFMHAGGAVVKKELNNQTIMVDTGCLVAFSEGIDYSIAAAGGLKTMMFGGEGMFLATLKGTGTVYLQSLPFAKLADRIISVLPKKE; encoded by the coding sequence ATGCAAAGCCATGAGATTGACTACCAGATTTACGGCAACGACCTGCAGGTCGTGGAAGTGGAACTCGACCCTGAAGAAAGCGTCATAGCAGAAGCCGGGGCCATGTGCTGGATGGATGCGGACATCGAATACGCAGCCCGCCTTGGCGACGGCTCCGAAGCTGATTCAGGCTTCTTCGGCAAAGTATTCAGCGCGGGCAAGCGCATGGTAACAGGCGAAAGCCTGTTCATGACCCACTTCACCAACAAGGGAAGCAGCAAACGGCGTGTGGCTTTTGCCGGCCCTGTGCCGGGGCATATCGTACCCGTTGACCTTTCTGCTACCGGCGGCAAGCTGCTTTGCCAGCGCGATGCCTTTCTCTGCGCCGCGCGCGGTACCCGCATCGGTGTTGCCTTCACCAAAAAAATAGGGGCCGGCTTCTTCGGCGGTGAAGGATTTGTGCTGCAGAAGCTGGAAGGCGACGGCATGGCTTTCATGCATGCCGGCGGTGCCGTTGTGAAAAAAGAACTGAACAACCAGACCATCATGGTTGATACTGGCTGTCTTGTGGCATTCAGCGAAGGTATAGATTATTCAATAGCCGCAGCAGGAGGCCTTAAAACCATGATGTTCGGCGGAGAAGGCATGTTCCTTGCCACACTGAAAGGCACAGGAACCGTCTACCTGCAGAGTCTGCCCTTTGCAAAACTGGCAGACAGGATCATATCTGTGCTCCCCAAGAAAGAATAA
- the murI gene encoding glutamate racemase, which translates to MTTSLPIGMFDSGVGGLTVLKALRHRLPCEDILYLGDTARLPYGTKSPETVSRYAVQASGKLIERGVKLLVIACNTATSVALGALREAYPGIPVIGVVQPGAQASCRASVSGNIAVIATESTIRGNAYQKAIHAIRPEARVVGKPCPLFVSLAEEGWLDGELVEGVAARYLSPLFETAEQADRPDCLVLGCTHFPLLAGAIRNVIGPDIAIVDSAETTSLAVEAELAARGLLRTEPGCGGTRFLTTDDVPRFARTGSLFLGMNIAPEDVELVDL; encoded by the coding sequence ATGACGACGTCATTACCTATAGGTATGTTCGATTCGGGGGTAGGGGGGCTGACCGTTCTCAAGGCACTCAGACACCGCCTGCCCTGTGAAGATATTCTGTATCTCGGTGATACCGCCCGGTTGCCATATGGCACCAAAAGCCCTGAAACAGTCAGCCGATACGCCGTGCAGGCTTCGGGCAAACTGATTGAACGCGGCGTGAAGCTGCTGGTTATCGCCTGCAACACGGCTACATCCGTTGCGCTCGGCGCGTTGCGCGAGGCGTACCCCGGCATTCCTGTCATAGGCGTTGTGCAGCCCGGTGCGCAGGCCAGCTGCCGTGCATCCGTGTCCGGCAATATTGCCGTTATTGCCACGGAATCGACCATTCGCGGCAATGCCTATCAGAAGGCCATTCACGCCATTCGTCCGGAAGCCAGAGTCGTGGGCAAGCCCTGCCCGTTGTTCGTCTCCCTTGCCGAAGAAGGCTGGCTGGACGGCGAACTGGTGGAAGGAGTGGCCGCCCGCTACCTGAGTCCCCTGTTCGAGACGGCTGAACAGGCTGACAGGCCGGACTGCCTGGTGCTTGGCTGCACGCACTTTCCCCTGCTGGCAGGGGCCATACGCAACGTCATAGGGCCGGATATCGCCATTGTCGATTCAGCGGAGACGACCTCGCTTGCTGTGGAGGCGGAGCTGGCGGCCCGCGGCTTGTTGCGTACCGAGCCGGGGTGTGGCGGAACCCGTTTTCTGACCACGGACGATGTGCCGCGTTTTGCTAGAACCGGTAGCCTGTTTCTGGGCATGAACATAGCCCCGGAAGATGTGGAGCTGGTGGACCTTTAG
- a CDS encoding ABC transporter permease encodes MMSLRDLTLAARLAMRELRSGKRRFTVFLSCLILGVFAIAAVGSVSESARSAINRDARTLLGGDASIQISGPYPETEERAWLDRRGTVSHSISLRGMAHTASGDAMLVALKGVDAAYPLYGSPVLAPAIPLEQAIGPQPAAAGSPPEFGAVVDALLLERLKLKTGDSMTIGNATLRITAVLEREPDRAFQGIIFGPRVLVSIKALDNTGLLIPGSLIHSHLRIRLDTGAQNRAATEQQVHDFTEAVRTAFPDAGWRVEPFTRAAPRIRTFLDRIDTDLLLIGLGALLVGGLGIAEAVRGYLASRIQNIATLKCVGGGVGTVLWTYFFQIAIIGAFGIIIGCALGALVPMLARETLAEVLPVMPDATLHWAPLLRAALLGGLIIVAFSLRPLLLAGNVSPAVLFRGYVATHRARLTTAGRVMVTAAFAALTAMVFLFTPDWKLAAGFVAVVLGCLAIFRGVAWGMIHLSRRAPQKGHPSFRLGLSSIHRPGAPTVNLVFALGLGLTALVAIAQIEQNLTKALDRDLSREAPAFFFINILPNQLSDFEALAKEPGVTRMEQGPMVRGRIIHIKGVPVEEAPVSPDVQWAVRGDRGLSHAAVIPDDTEIVQGAWWPEHYAGPPIISLTEDLAKGFGTGIGDTLTFNILGREVTATIANIRKVDWMTFQLQFAVLFAPGLLDNAPVTWAVTAYGKSDGMDALYRKVTGSYPNVTAFSMREILADVRTLMERMGMVFRAMAAVMLATGLLVLAGAILADRHRRIYDAVIYKVCGATRGDILLALVTEFLLTGLATGLFSAMTGTLAAWAAVEGLMKLSFSIQPAAALTTVLMATGFSLLFGLAGTARALNRKPAPYLRNE; translated from the coding sequence ATGATGTCCCTGCGCGACCTGACTCTGGCCGCACGGCTGGCCATGCGGGAGCTGCGATCCGGAAAACGCCGCTTCACCGTCTTTCTCAGCTGCCTCATTCTCGGCGTATTCGCCATAGCGGCCGTGGGTTCCGTCTCCGAATCCGCACGCTCGGCCATCAACCGCGACGCACGCACGCTGCTCGGCGGGGATGCGTCCATACAAATTTCCGGCCCCTATCCGGAAACGGAAGAACGGGCGTGGCTTGACCGGCGCGGAACAGTAAGCCACTCCATAAGCCTGCGCGGCATGGCCCACACGGCCTCCGGCGATGCCATGCTTGTGGCGCTCAAGGGGGTGGACGCCGCCTATCCGCTGTATGGCAGCCCCGTACTTGCTCCCGCAATACCGCTGGAGCAGGCCATAGGGCCGCAACCCGCAGCCGCAGGTTCCCCACCCGAATTCGGGGCTGTTGTGGATGCCCTGCTTCTGGAACGCCTGAAATTGAAGACGGGCGATTCCATGACCATCGGCAACGCCACGCTGCGTATTACTGCCGTTCTTGAACGCGAGCCGGACCGGGCCTTTCAGGGCATCATCTTCGGCCCGCGGGTGCTCGTATCCATCAAGGCGCTGGACAACACCGGTCTGCTCATTCCCGGCAGTCTCATCCACAGCCACCTGCGCATACGGCTGGATACAGGAGCGCAGAATCGCGCTGCAACCGAGCAACAGGTGCACGACTTCACGGAAGCAGTGCGAACGGCCTTTCCCGATGCCGGATGGCGCGTTGAACCCTTCACCCGTGCCGCGCCACGCATTCGCACGTTTCTGGACCGCATAGATACGGACCTGCTCCTCATCGGGCTTGGCGCCCTGCTTGTGGGCGGGCTTGGCATTGCCGAGGCGGTTCGCGGCTATCTGGCAAGCCGCATACAGAACATTGCCACCCTCAAATGCGTGGGGGGCGGTGTTGGTACCGTGCTATGGACCTACTTTTTCCAGATTGCCATCATCGGTGCATTCGGCATCATCATCGGGTGCGCACTCGGCGCACTGGTTCCCATGCTTGCGCGGGAGACGCTTGCCGAAGTGCTGCCCGTCATGCCCGATGCCACGCTGCACTGGGCTCCGCTCCTGCGTGCTGCGCTGCTGGGCGGGCTTATCATCGTCGCGTTTTCGCTCAGGCCGCTCCTGCTTGCGGGCAATGTTTCCCCTGCCGTTCTTTTCAGGGGCTACGTGGCAACACACCGCGCACGCCTCACTACAGCAGGCAGGGTCATGGTCACGGCAGCCTTTGCTGCGCTGACGGCAATGGTCTTTCTCTTCACGCCGGACTGGAAGCTTGCGGCGGGATTTGTTGCCGTGGTTCTGGGCTGCCTTGCCATCTTCCGAGGTGTGGCGTGGGGCATGATTCATCTTTCACGCCGTGCACCGCAAAAGGGACACCCCAGTTTCCGGCTGGGCCTGTCGTCCATCCACCGGCCCGGCGCACCCACGGTCAACCTCGTCTTCGCCCTCGGCCTCGGGCTGACCGCACTGGTTGCCATTGCCCAGATCGAGCAGAATCTTACCAAGGCGCTGGACCGCGACCTTTCGCGTGAAGCTCCGGCCTTCTTTTTCATCAACATCCTGCCCAACCAGCTCAGCGACTTTGAGGCTCTTGCCAAAGAGCCGGGTGTAACCCGCATGGAACAGGGCCCCATGGTGCGCGGACGCATCATCCACATCAAGGGAGTCCCCGTTGAAGAGGCCCCCGTCTCGCCCGATGTCCAATGGGCCGTGCGCGGAGACAGGGGGCTCAGCCATGCCGCCGTAATTCCGGACGACACAGAAATTGTTCAGGGCGCGTGGTGGCCGGAACACTACGCAGGCCCCCCCATAATTTCCCTGACAGAAGATCTGGCAAAGGGATTCGGCACCGGCATTGGCGACACCCTCACGTTCAACATTCTCGGACGTGAGGTCACGGCAACCATTGCCAACATCCGCAAGGTGGACTGGATGACATTTCAGTTGCAGTTTGCTGTGCTGTTCGCCCCCGGCCTGCTGGATAACGCTCCGGTCACGTGGGCGGTTACCGCCTACGGCAAAAGCGACGGCATGGACGCCCTGTACCGCAAGGTTACCGGAAGCTATCCAAACGTCACGGCCTTCAGCATGCGCGAAATTCTGGCAGATGTGCGCACCTTGATGGAGCGCATGGGCATGGTCTTCCGTGCCATGGCCGCCGTTATGCTCGCAACCGGCCTGCTTGTTCTGGCGGGAGCCATTCTGGCCGACAGGCACCGGCGCATTTATGATGCGGTCATCTACAAGGTGTGCGGGGCAACACGCGGCGACATTCTGCTCGCCCTTGTCACGGAATTCCTGCTCACAGGACTGGCAACCGGCCTGTTCAGCGCCATGACGGGCACCCTTGCCGCGTGGGCTGCGGTAGAAGGCCTGATGAAGCTCAGCTTCTCCATACAGCCTGCAGCCGCACTGACAACGGTGCTTATGGCCACTGGCTTCTCACTGCTTTTCGGGCTGGCAGGCACGGCGCGGGCGCTGAACCGCAAACCGGCCCCCTACCTGCGGAACGAATAA
- a CDS encoding ABC transporter ATP-binding protein, translated as MSNSIIELSDIHLNLVGGSGEVNILRGVSLHVKEGETVAILGPSGSGKTTTLMVMAGLERPTSGSVRIAGNDLCAMSEDNLARFRRTHLGIVFQSFHLVPTMTALENTALPLEFAHMPRARELALEALEAVGLADRARHYPAQLSGGEQQRVALARAFAARPRVILADEPTGNLDSETGTRVVEHLFSLQQQHGTTLVLITHDKELALRCARQVRMEDGRLVTPDTTGVAENRP; from the coding sequence ATGAGCAACTCCATAATCGAGCTTTCTGATATACATCTGAATCTAGTGGGCGGTTCCGGCGAGGTCAACATCCTGCGCGGGGTATCTCTGCATGTGAAAGAAGGCGAAACCGTTGCCATTCTCGGCCCTTCCGGTTCCGGCAAAACCACAACACTCATGGTCATGGCAGGGCTTGAGCGCCCCACATCCGGCTCCGTGCGCATTGCGGGCAACGACCTGTGCGCCATGAGCGAAGATAACCTTGCCCGGTTCCGCCGCACGCATCTGGGAATCGTATTCCAATCCTTCCATCTTGTCCCCACCATGACGGCTCTGGAAAACACCGCCCTGCCGCTGGAATTTGCCCACATGCCCCGCGCACGCGAACTGGCACTGGAAGCACTGGAAGCCGTGGGCCTTGCAGACAGGGCGCGGCACTATCCGGCTCAACTTTCCGGCGGTGAGCAGCAGCGGGTTGCACTGGCACGCGCCTTTGCCGCCCGCCCCAGAGTCATTCTGGCGGACGAACCCACAGGCAACCTTGATTCCGAAACAGGCACCCGTGTGGTGGAACACCTGTTCTCGCTACAGCAGCAGCACGGGACCACACTGGTACTGATCACCCATGACAAGGAACTGGCCCTGCGCTGCGCCAGACAGGTACGCATGGAAGACGGCCGCCTCGTCACCCCCGACACGACCGGCGTTGCGGAGAACAGGCCATGA
- a CDS encoding arylesterase produces MTHILAFGDSLTAGYGLENMFSFPVVLERQLRERGHAVRVTNAGVSGDTSAGGAARISWALADKPDILILELGANDALQGLSPEHTKRNLADIIRACQAQGVRVLLAGMHAPRNLGPEYAAAFDAVYPALVQEFGVAFHPFFLEGVALDASLNQQDGMHPNAAGVEVVVRNIVPAVERLLP; encoded by the coding sequence GTGACACACATACTTGCATTTGGCGATAGTCTGACTGCCGGATACGGGCTGGAGAACATGTTCAGCTTTCCCGTAGTGCTCGAACGTCAGCTTCGAGAGCGCGGACACGCGGTACGTGTCACCAACGCGGGTGTATCGGGCGATACCTCTGCCGGAGGAGCAGCCCGCATAAGCTGGGCTCTTGCAGACAAGCCCGATATCCTGATTCTGGAACTCGGGGCCAACGATGCTCTGCAAGGTCTTTCGCCGGAGCATACAAAACGGAATCTGGCCGACATCATACGCGCCTGTCAGGCGCAGGGGGTGCGGGTGCTGCTTGCGGGCATGCACGCGCCGCGCAACCTCGGACCGGAATACGCAGCGGCCTTTGATGCCGTGTATCCGGCGCTGGTGCAGGAGTTCGGCGTTGCCTTTCATCCCTTTTTTCTGGAGGGAGTGGCGCTTGATGCCTCCCTGAACCAGCAGGACGGCATGCACCCCAATGCTGCCGGAGTGGAAGTGGTTGTCCGCAATATCGTCCCTGCTGTGGAACGCCTGCTGCCGTAA